A single Pantoea rwandensis DNA region contains:
- a CDS encoding purine-cytosine permease family protein produces MSAESPAADYSGSENQRLSETRSIDYIPLRERHGHPFSQFTLWFGGNLQITAIVTGALAVVLGGDVVWSLVGLLVGQIIGAAIMSLHAIQGPRLGLPQMITSRMQFGVYGAVIPLVLVCIMYIGFSASGTVLAGQALAKLINVSNATGMILFSAIIVVIAVLGYRVIHKLGKVASVIGVLAFAYLFITLLSTHDLSAVWQNQHFTIANFLLVVSLSSSWQIAFCPYVSDYSRYLPANVSANKLFSSVFFGTVLGTQASMTLGVIVAAIAGKAFSGNEVGYIVGLGSSATMAMVIYFAICFGKITFTTLNAYGSFMSLTTIVSGFRQQTSLSRGGRILFVVLMVTIACIIALISEPAFLKSFTHFLLFLLAFFVPWSAISLTDFYLITKGRVDIPALSQPDGRYGRWNWGGIVVYCLGVLVQLPFIDNPLHHGSLTWIFAGNDVSWVIGWFVTALLWLAARRWDRRGTLERSIHPAE; encoded by the coding sequence ATGTCAGCCGAATCACCTGCAGCCGATTATTCAGGCAGTGAAAACCAGCGCCTGTCTGAAACCCGCTCCATCGATTACATTCCGCTCCGCGAACGCCATGGCCACCCTTTTAGCCAGTTCACACTCTGGTTTGGCGGTAACCTGCAAATCACCGCCATTGTCACCGGAGCCCTCGCCGTGGTGCTGGGCGGCGATGTGGTGTGGTCGCTTGTGGGTCTGTTAGTAGGCCAGATTATTGGTGCCGCCATCATGTCGTTGCATGCTATTCAAGGCCCGCGCTTGGGCTTGCCACAGATGATCACCAGCCGCATGCAGTTTGGCGTGTATGGTGCGGTGATCCCGCTGGTACTGGTATGTATTATGTATATCGGATTTTCGGCCAGCGGCACCGTGTTGGCCGGTCAGGCACTGGCAAAGTTGATTAATGTTAGCAACGCGACCGGGATGATCCTGTTCAGCGCCATCATTGTCGTGATTGCGGTGCTTGGATATCGGGTGATTCACAAGCTGGGTAAAGTGGCGAGCGTCATCGGGGTGCTGGCTTTTGCTTACCTGTTTATCACCCTGCTTTCCACGCATGATTTGTCCGCCGTATGGCAAAATCAGCACTTCACGATTGCCAATTTCCTGCTGGTCGTTTCGCTATCTTCTTCCTGGCAGATAGCATTTTGCCCTTATGTCTCTGATTACTCACGCTACCTGCCGGCTAACGTATCGGCGAACAAGCTGTTCAGCTCGGTGTTTTTCGGCACCGTATTAGGCACACAGGCCTCAATGACGTTGGGCGTGATTGTGGCGGCTATTGCAGGAAAAGCGTTTTCCGGCAATGAAGTGGGATATATCGTTGGTCTGGGCAGTAGCGCGACCATGGCAATGGTGATCTACTTCGCTATCTGTTTTGGCAAGATTACCTTCACTACCCTGAATGCTTACGGCAGCTTTATGTCACTCACCACTATTGTGTCAGGGTTCCGGCAGCAAACGTCTCTCAGTCGTGGTGGTCGTATTTTGTTTGTGGTGCTGATGGTCACGATAGCCTGCATCATCGCACTGATCAGCGAACCGGCCTTCCTCAAGTCGTTTACCCATTTCCTGTTGTTCCTGCTGGCCTTCTTTGTTCCGTGGAGCGCAATCAGCCTTACCGATTTTTATCTGATCACCAAAGGACGCGTCGATATTCCGGCACTTTCACAACCTGATGGCCGTTACGGTCGCTGGAACTGGGGTGGGATTGTGGTGTATTGCCTTGGCGTCTTGGTGCAGCTGCCGTTTATTGATAATCCGCTGCACCATGGCTCATTAACCTGGATATTTGCGGGTAATGATGTGTCGTGGGTTATTGGTTGGTTTGTCACCGCATTGCTGTGGTTAGCTGCACGTCGGTGGGATCGCCGTGGCACGCTGGAAAGATCGATCCACCCTGCGGAGTGA
- a CDS encoding YbhB/YbcL family Raf kinase inhibitor-like protein, translating into MVMFKRALLLALLPGSVLAAPVFTLQSSDFNDSAMLNKTFAGNNKSNPSCTGDNVSPALSWSNAPAGTRSFALMLTDPVGGKGLGVTHMVAYNITADRTQFAQGELSKGEGYTGGKNSPGTTSYYGPCPPVGSGIHHYNFVMVATDLPVNQLPGGLTHDELIAKLKGHTLGAATIVGRFTNDK; encoded by the coding sequence ATGGTGATGTTCAAACGCGCACTATTATTGGCGCTGCTTCCGGGAAGCGTGTTGGCTGCCCCGGTATTTACGCTGCAATCTTCGGATTTTAACGACAGTGCCATGCTGAATAAAACCTTTGCAGGCAACAACAAAAGTAACCCGTCATGCACCGGCGACAATGTGTCGCCGGCTTTGAGCTGGTCGAATGCACCCGCCGGCACCCGCAGTTTTGCACTAATGCTGACCGATCCTGTAGGGGGAAAAGGGTTAGGCGTGACACATATGGTGGCCTATAACATCACGGCGGATCGCACGCAGTTTGCGCAGGGCGAGTTGAGTAAAGGCGAAGGTTACACCGGAGGTAAGAATTCACCGGGCACCACAAGTTACTACGGTCCTTGCCCGCCGGTGGGAAGTGGCATACATCATTATAACTTCGTGATGGTGGCTACAGATTTGCCGGTAAATCAATTGCCTGGCGGACTGACACATGATGAGTTGATCGCCAAATTGAAAGGCCATACCTTGGGGGCTGCCACCATTGTGGGGCGATTTACTAACGATAAGTAA